A window of Sedimentibacter sp. MB31-C6 genomic DNA:
AGCATACTTAATTATGCTTATAGTTATATCTATATTAATTATAGCATTCCCTGAAATATCTCTAATATCTGTTAAATAATATGAGGAATATTATTAAACTCAAGGAGAGTATATTATGAAGTATTTAAAAAAGGAAATAAAAGAATTAGAAGGTGAATTAATAAATTTACGTAGAGACTTTCATATGTATCCTGAATTAGGATATGAAGAATATAGAACTTCTAAAATTGTATATGATTATTTGAAAAATCTTGGCTTGGAAGTGAAAAACGTAGCAAAAACTGGAGTAGTTGGGTTGCTACAAGGAAGGGAACCAGGTAAGACTGTAATGCTTAGAGCGGATATGGATGCATTGCCACAAATGGAAAAGACAGGGCTTCCTTATAAATCTACTAATAAAGGTGTTATGCATGCTTGTGGGCATGATGGTCATACTGCTATGTTAATGATAGCAGCGAAAATATTATCTAATTATAAAGATAATATTAAAGGAAATATAAAGTTTGTATTTCAACCTAACGAAGAAGAGGCGGGAGCACTGGATATGATAAATGAGGGTATGTTAGATAATCCAAAAGTTGATGGTGCACTTGGAATACATTTATGGACACCACTAAAGAGTGGTGAGATAGGAATTGCAGAAGGACCGATAATGGCTGCTTTAGAGGAGTTTGAGCTTACTATAACAGGTAAATCAGGTCATACAGGTTCACCACATACAGCCATTGACCCAATTTTAGCATCAACTAATATAATACAAAGTTTGCAATCAATCCAAACAAGAGAAATTAACCCTTTATTCCCTATAACCATAATGGTAGGAAAGATAAATGGCGGAACTGGTAGAAATATAATTGCTGAAAAGGTTGAGTTAGGTGGTACCATTAGATTTTTATTTAAAGATGAAGTAAGAGAAAAGAAAATTTTATTAGAAAAAATTGAAAGGGTTATTAAGGGAATATCTGAAGCTATGGGTGTTGAATATAATTTAAAATTCATCCCTAGCAATCCATCATTGCTTAATAATGCAAATATGGTTAATTACGTGAAAAAGGCTGCATTTGAAACTTATGGTGTAGACAACAACGTTGTTGAATATAGAAACATGGCAGGGGAAGATTTTGCTGAGTTTTCGCAAAGAGTTCCCAGTATATTGTACTTTATTGGTAATGGTAATGATGAAAAAGGAACTAATTATCCTCATCATCATCCAATGTTTAATATTGACGAAGATACTCTTAAATATGGAGTAGAAATGCATGTAAGAACAGCTTTAGATTTTCTAAATAATAAAAATTAAGGAGGAAATGTAATGAAGAAATTATTTTTAAGTTCAATATCTATATTACTAATCACAATATTGTTAGTAGGTTGCGGAGAAAACACTACTTCACCAACTGCAGGTGGGGACCAAGAGACATATAATTGGAGATTTGCGCATGAAGAAAACAATGGAAGTATTCAAGATGTTTATGTAAAAAAATTTGTCGAAGTTCTTGAAGAAAAATCAGGTGGTAAAATTAATATAGATATTTACCCTGTAGGACAAATTGGTGATGCTACTCAACAAGCTGAATTATTACAAAACGGCGGATTAGAATTTGCTATGGTATCCCCGGGAAATACTGGTACAATAGTTCCAGAAAATCAACTATTCTCTTTGCACTTTTTATTTTCAGAAAATATGGACGTAAACAGAGAAGTGTTTAAAACAAGTAAAGCATTAAATGAAATATTATCAGATAAATATTTAGAGAAAAATATTCAAGTTTTATCATATTGGACTGAAGGACCGATGGAATGGACTACAAAGAATCCAGTTAATACTCCTGAAAAATGGAAAGGAGTTAAAATGAGAACAATGCCTTCTCCTATGATAGTAGCTTCATACGAAGCTTATGGAGCTAATCCCACACCAGTTCCTTATATGGAAGTATATAGTGGACTTCAATTAAATATGATCGAAGGTCAAGAAAACCCAATCTCTGCAATACAAGAAATGAAGTTCTACGAAGTACAAGATTATTTAACATTAGGGTCATCAAGCTTATATGTTACATGTACATGCGTGAATCCAGAATTTTTTAATGGATTACCAGAAGATATTCAACAAATGATTTTAGATACAGCAGATGAATTAGTAGATTTTTCATTTGAAGCTCAAGCTGATCTTAATGGTGGAGCTTTAGATTTAATTAAAGCAGACAGTGATATTGAAGTAGTTGAATTAACAAAAGAAGAAAGAGCGGCATTCAAAGAAGCTTCTAAATCAGCGTATGATAAATATATTGAAATGGTAGGTGCTGATGGAGAAAAAATATTAAACACTCTTTTAGAAGAAATAGCAGCCGTTGAAGGAAAATAAATATTTATTATAAAAAGTTAAGGGGAAGATAATTCCCCTAAAATTTTAGCATATAAGGAGGGTGTAATATGTATAATCAATTTCCTGATGCAAAAGTGTTAGAGGTAGATTTATTTTCACATAATGTTAAATTAAAAACACTTCCTGGAGAAATTTATAGACATTATCCTGGTGGCTCAGCCTTAGGACTTTATCTGGCAATCCAAAGTATAAAGACTGGAATCGATCCTTTATCTCATGAAAATGTTCTTGTGTTTTCTGTATCAGCATTGACCGGACTCCCAATAAGTGGAATAAGCAGACTAAATGTTACCGCCAAAAGTCCCCTTACCGGCACTATGGGTGATAGTCAAGCAGGAGGATATTTTCCAGCATATTTAAAAGGGAATGGTTATGATGCTATTGTAATAAAAGGAAAAGCAGAAAAACCTGTTTATTTATATATTGATGGAGATAAGGTAGAATTAAAGGATGCTCATAATATATGGGGTAAAGTAACAGGTGAATCAGAAAAAATTATTAAAGCAGAATTAGAAAGAGAAGATGTCGAAATAGCTCAAATTGGTCAAGGTGGAGAAAATTTAGTTAAGTTTGCATGTATAATCAATATGTGCAATAGAGCTAATGGTAGAAATGGTATGGGAGCTGTAATGGGATCGAAAAACCTTAAAGCAGTTGTAGTATCTAAAAGAAAAGCATTAAAACCATATGACAATGAAAAATTTGCTGAATTATCAAAAAGTGTAAGAACTCGATTGAAAGAAAACGAAGCTGTATCAGGATTAGGTAAATATGGGACTGATGGAGATTTGGAAGGCTTCAGCGAGGCAGGTTTTTTACCAACAAATAATTGGACTTCAGGCTATTTCCCTGAAGGAGCTAATAAAATAACAGGTACTACAATGTTTGATACCATTTTAAAAGAAAGAGATACTTGCTTTTCTTGTGCTGTTAGATGTAAAAGAGTTGTAGAAGTAGATGGTATGGTAGACCCTCTATATGGTGGACCAGAATATGAGACGGTCGCATCATTTGGATCATATTGTGGTGTAACTAATTTAGAATATATATCATTAGCTAATCAGCTTTGTAATATGTATGGATTAGATACAATTTCTTGTGGAGCTACTATAGCATTTGCTATGGAATGTTATGAAAAGAAGTTAATTAATAATGAAGAAACTGAAGGAATAAAGCTTAATTTTGGAAACGCTGAAGCGCTTCCTTTGTTAATAGAAAAAATAGCTAAAAAAGAAGGTATTGGTAAATTATTAGCTGAAGGAAGTTATAGGGCAGCCAAACAGTTAGGAACTGAAGCTATAAACCTATGCGTAACGGTAAAAGGACAGGAGTTGCCAGCTCATATGCCACAATATAAACCAGCAGTAGGTCTTGTATATGCAGTAAACCCATTTGGAGCTGATCATCAATCTAGTGAGCATGATCCATTTTTATTACTGTCATCTGATAGTAGAGAAAGAAAAAGATTAGCTAAGATAGGGATACATAAAGGCTATGATGATACGACTATAATGGATGATGAAAAAGTTAGATTTGCTTTTGAAAGTCAGAAATATTTTTCAGTTTTAGATACATTATGTTTATGTCAATTTGTATGGGGACCATCTTGGGAACTATACGGACCAGATGATTTAGTTGGACTTTGTAAATATGGAATAGGATGGGATACTTCAATATATGAATTGATGCAAATAGGGGAAAGGCGTATTAATATGATGAGATATTTTAACGCTAAGGAAGGATTTACCAAAGAAGAAGATAAAATGCCAGAAAGGATGTTTGAACCGTTAAAAGAGGGGCCAACTGATGGCATTATATTAAATAGAGAGGACCACGAAAAGTCTAAAGAATTTTATTATGAAATTGCAGGATGGGATAAGGAAACAGGAAATCCTACAGAATCAACAATGAGAAAATTATCTTTGCATTGGGAATTAAATGGAAACTAAAAATAAGCAAAGATGTAGACGTTAATTGAATAAATTAAAGGAGATTAGTATGTTGAAATCGACAAGAGATATAGATAATTTGCTTAAAAAACATGAAAATTATAGGGAAAGCTGCTTGAACCTTATTGCTTCAGAAAATTATGCAAGTAATAAAGTTAGAAGTTATTTAAGTTGCGATTTTGGAAATAGATATGGTTGTTATGTTACTGAAAACCCACAGGAAAGAGAATACACAGGTAATAAATATATATATGAATTTGAAATGGCTACTCAAGAGTTAGTTAAAGATATTTTTAAAGCAAAATATGCAGATTTAAGACCAATAAGTGGACATATGGCAGGAATGTCTGTAGTACTTGCACTGTTAGAACCTGGTGATTTAGTTATAGAGGTACATTTAAAAGACTGGGGTCATGGTTTAGTAGGTCCTATGTGTCAAATTAGACAATTTAATGAGACTATTGATGTTAAATACATGGACTTTAATGAAGATAGAGCAGTTGATATAGAAAAATTAAAAGTACAAGTAAAAGAACTAAAACCAAAGTTAGTTATAATGGGTGGTTCAGGTACTATTTTTGCAGAACCTGTAAAGGAAGTAAGAGAATTAGCAGATGAGTATGGATTTTTAATCGCTTATGATGCTTCACATGTTACTGGATTAATTGCATCAGGGGTCTTTCCTAATCCTCTTAATGAGGGAGCACATATAATGTTTGGTAGTACTCACAAGTCATTCCCTGGTCCTCAAGGAGGTTTTGTTGTTTCGAATAATGAAGAGCTAATTTTTAATGTTGGAAATACTATATCTCCATCATTAGTTACAAGCCATCATTTAAATAGACTTCCTGCTTTAGCTACATCAATATTAGAGATGAAGAAATTTGGAAATGATTATGGAAAACAAATTGTTAAAAATTCAAAAGCTTTAGCAGTGTCATTAGAAAAGTACGGATTTAATGTTCTAGGTAAAAATAGGGGATTTACTGATACTCATCTTTTACTTATTGATTTAGGAGATATAATAGACATTGCACCTGCACAATATTTAGAAAAGGCTGGAATATTATGTTCAGATGACTTTTCAGGAAACAGTACTGAAGTACGCATTGGTACACCTGAAGTAACTAGAAGAGGCATGAAAGAAAAAGACATGGAGACAATTGCATTATTTTTCAAAAGAATTTTGCTAGATAAAGAACCAGCTGAATTAGTATCAAAAGATGTAGAGCAATTCAACAGACAGTTTTTAGGAACAGAATATTCCTTTTAATTAAAACGTAGTTGTCCATTGTAGGGTATGCATGCATGACATAATCATTAACAACAATTTAAAATTACTTTACATTGAAGGGGACGCAATTGTATGCGTCCCGTGGACTATTCATTATTTGAATCTTCATCACATAATCACTGACAATAATGTAAAATTATTTTACATTGTAGGGTATGCATTGCATGCATACCGGGGGACTCATAAAATGCGTCACTACAGTTCTAATACATAAGTTTACTGAGAAGCATCTGCTTTTGAATTTTTTAAATTTTCAGACTGTGCTATAAGCATTCCTGTAAGCATTAGTGCACAACCAACATATCCTCTCAATGGTAGTCTTTCTGATAATAGCCAGATTCCACCTATTGCTGCAAATAAAGCTTCCATGCTAAGAGCTATAGCTGCATGTGAAGGTTTTGCATGTTTTTGTCCAATAGCTTGCAATGTGTAAGCTACACCTGCTGACATAATACCACCATATAGTATTGGAATGGCTGCATTAGTAATTCCACTGAAATTAATATCTTCAAAAATAAATGCAGTTATTATACTTAGAATAGCACACGAAGCAAATTGAACAGACGATAATTTAACAGCATCAATATTTTTGACGTACTTATCAATTAATTGAATATGAGCCGCCCAGAAGAAAGCACCTATGATTTCTAACAAATCTCCAAATTCAATTGTGAAACTCTCATTTACACTTAAAAAGTAGAGACCAATTACTGCAGTAAGTGCCCCAATCCAAGTTGTAAAATGTGTTTTTTGTTTTAGAAATATACCTAAAATAGGAACAAGCACTATGTAAAGACTGGTAATAAATCCTGCTTTACCAGCAGTAGTGTAAATAAGTCCTACTTGTTGAAGAGATGCAGCTATAAATAAAACACTTCCAGCAACAATTCCTGATTTAATAGTAAGTTTAACATTCTCTTTTTCTTTGTTTTTCTCTGGATTGTTTTCTTTGGATTTTTTGTCAAAAAAATAAATAACAGGTAGTAAAGATAAACTTCCTAAGGCAAATCGTATGCCATTAAAAGTAAATGCTCCTACGTGCTGCATGCCAACCCTCTGCGCAACAAATGCAAAACCCCATATTGCTGCAGTTAATAACAACATTAATACAGATTTTAATTCTTGCTTTTTCATTTCGTCACCCCTTAAATAATTTACCTAACAATATACTATCATAATAAATCTTTATAAACAAGAATATGTTATCATATTTAGGACGTTTCTTTTCTTTTAAAATAACTAAATAACTTCGTTGACAAGACTTTTTATCATAGTATAATTGTAGTAATAAATAAAATTAGGAGTTAAAATGTTAGAGGTAGGTCAAATAAAAGAGGTTAATATATTAGATTTAAATTATCTCGGAAAAGGTGTTGCAAAAGTAGATGACTTTGTTGTGTTTGTAGAAGATGCAATAGAAGGTGATTATGTTGAGATAGAAATAACAGAAGTAAAGAAAAATTATGCGATTGGAAGAGTACTAAGTACCATTAATCCATCAAAAAATAGAATAGAACCACCATGTCAATATTATACACAATGTGGTGGATGTCAGCTGATGCATATTAATTATGATGAACAGTCTAAATTTAAAAAAACAAGAGTAATAAACGAGTTGAAAAGAGTTAAAGTTAACTTAGACAATGTTTCGATTCATGACACTATAGAAATGAAAGAACCATTTAGATACAGAAATAAAACAGCCTTTTCAGTTAAGAATATTAGTAATAAAGTAGTTATTGGTCCTTATGAACAAGGTACATATAATACAGTTGATATAAATACTTGTATGCTTCAAAGTAGTGTTGCAGATAAAGTTATTACACTTATAAAAAAAGCAATAAAAAAATATAATATTAAACCATATGATAAAAAAACGAAAACTGGAACAATTCGTAGTATTGTTATCAGAAATAATAAAAAAAATGAGTTGATGCTCATAATAGTAACAGTTTCAGAAAAATTCCAACAAAAAGATATTATCGTTAAAGAACTCGTTAATGAAATTAAAGAATTAAAAACTATTATACAAAATATAAATAGCAAAAATACAAATTTAGTAATGGGAGATAAAAATATTGTTTTGTATGGAGAGGGTACAATAAAAGATAATATAGGTGACTTAATATTTAATATATCTCCAAATACTTTTTTTCAGGTTAATCCTATACAAACAGAAAAGTTATATGATACTGCTTTAAAATATGCAAATTTAAATAAAGAAGATATATGTTTTGATATTTATTGTGGGATAGGTACAATATCACTAATGGCTTCAAAATATGCAAAGAAGGTTTATGGAATTGAAATTGTAGAACAATCAATTATTAATGCAAGAGAAAATGCTAAGCTAAATAATATAAAAAATGCGGAATTTTATGCAGGTAAGGCAGAAAAAATACTGCCAAAGTTGTATAGTAAAAATATAAAAGGAAATGTTGTTATATTAGATCCTCCAAGAAAAGGCTGTGAAAAAGAAGTAATAGATACAATAATAAATATGAATCCAGAAAAAGTGGTATATGTATCATGCAACCCTTCAACTTTAGCAAGAGATATTAAGCTTTTAGAAAGTGGTGGATATAAACTAAAAATAGTTCAGCCTGTAGACCAATTCCCTTGGACAGTGCACGTGGAGTGCGTGATTCTGATGCAGCGTAGTGGTATAGAGGATAAAAAATAGACTTTGACCACTACATGTAGTGGTTTTAAGGTAAAAAACAAGCAAAAAAGAGGGTTAAAAATGCACGATTTTAGCCCCCTTTTTTAGCGAAAAATACTGATGCAGAAGCTAATTTTTTAGATGCAGCCCCTAAAATGACGCAAAATCACTTTACGACAAAAGAAATTATAAAATAAAATAACTAGAAAAATAGACATTATTTGAAACAATATGGTGTAAGTTTTAAATAGGGAATTGAAGTTGAAGTATAAAATGTTACTTGGAGTCAGACCGTCAATCTGGAGATAAACTCTCCTTATTGACGGTTTTTATAATCATAAATCTTGTTACATTTTTTTAAAGAAATTATCATTGACAATTTGGTTTATACAGTATAGACTTAATATAAAGTCGATGTTGCATAGACCAAGGAGGTTTATCATGAAATATTATAAACTCGCAGAAACTGAAGAAAAGTTTGCCGAATTAATCTGGCAGAACGAACCGATTGGCTCCGGCGATCTTGTGAAGCTAAGTGAAAAAGAAATGAATTGGAAAAAATCCACAACATATACAGTACTTAAAAAGTTATGTGATAAGGGTATTTTTCAAAATGAAAATGCAGTGGTTTCATCTCAAATTTCAAAGGATGAATATTACGCCAAGCAAAGTATACGTTTCGTGGAGGATACCTTTGGAGGGTCACTGCCGAAATTTCTAACATCTTTTATCAGTGGCAAAAAAATAAGTAATTATCAAGCTGAAGAGTTGAAAAGATTGATTGATGAGCATAAGGAGGTGTAGCAATGAGTGAACTATTTCTTACTGTTTTAAATATGAGCCTTACGGCAAGTTATGTAATTGTTTTTGTAATACTCATCAGGTTTCTACTCAAAAAAGCTCCAAAAGTCATCTCCTATGCCTTATGGGGTGTGGTTGCTTTTCGCCTTTTAATTCCATTCTCCTTTGAAAGCATGTTTAGTCTTATGCCACGTAATACGAATGCTGTACCAATCCCCCAAGATATTATCTATCAACAAATTCCGCAGATTAACAGCGGGATAAAAGTGGTTGATTCATTTGTAAACAATTCATTTCCTGCACCGACTATAGGGGCAAGTGTGAATCCACTTCAGATATACGTGGAAATGGGGGCATACATCTGGGTATTAGGCATAATAGCTTTGCTTGTTTATAGCCTTATATCTATTTTGACATTAAAAAGACGGCTTAAAAGTGCACAATTAATAGAGAAAAATATCTTCGAAGCAAAGAATTTGAAAACACCATTTGTGCTTGGATTGATAAGCCCCAAGATATATTTACCTTATAGACTTAATGCTATTGAACGAAGCTATATTTTGCTACATGAACAAACCCATATTCACCGGAAAGACCATATTATAAAAATTTTAGGCTTCCTAATATTGTCCGTCCACTGGTTTAACCCCCTCGTGTGGATTGCATTCATGTTAATGAGTGCGGATATGGAACTTTCCTGTGATGAAAGAGTATTGAAAGAGATGAATGAAGATATTAAAAAACCATATGCTAATTCGTTATTGTCACTTGCAACAGGGGAGTATATTTTTAATTGTAATCCACTTGCTTTTGGCGAGGGAAATGTGAAAGGGAGGATTAAAAACGTGTTAAATTATAAAAAACCAAGATTTTGGGTGGTTGTATTAGCAGCCATTGTTGCACTAGCCATTGGGATTGGGCTTTTGGTAAATCCCGGTGTAAATTCATCCATACCAAGATTAATAACAGGATACATGGTAATAGAAGATGACTTATTATATATTGATGAAGTTGAAATAATTTACAGGGAAGATACAGAACGAATAGAAGAACTTGAAGAATTGGGGGAAAGCATCACTACACCCAGTGGTTATCACATTTATAATCCGGACACAGACAAGCAAACTTTTAAAATCACAAAGGAAACAACATATACATTTGTTGATTATAGTTTTCTATTTCTTGAAGATGGGGTTGCGGATAGATTATATACAACAACAAATAAAGAAGAGTTTATGCTACACTTAGATGAATCATATTCTGATTCACCACCGGCGCAAAAGGTTCCATTTTTTATAGAAGTAAAAGATGGTAAGGTAATAAGTATTACAGAGAAAATTGAATTTACCATTTAGGTGAACTTATCTAATAGGTCACAGGATTTATGCGATACAGCACATTAGTAGAAATAAACATACCCATTAATACTATACTATTAATGGGTATTTAACAAAAAGTTGTAGTATAAAAACTATACATTTTGTAGTAGGCCAGGGGGTGAATTCTATTCTATGACAAGAAAATTAGCATATATAATTATATGTTGCGTATTTGCATTATCATTGTCAGGATGCATAGAACAATCTGAACCAACTAGTAAGTCGAAAGAAACAGAATTAAAACCTTATGAAAAGAAAGTTTCAGACAAACGCAATTATGAAGTATCTGACAGTGAAATTGCCGAATATCTTGAATATAAATATCAAGACAGGTCATTGTATATTGCCGGATTAAAAATCTTTGAAGAGTTTGGCACATCTAATGAGGGGAGTGTTTCAATACACCAGGATGAAAATACTCTCACTTTCTCTATTATAAAGGCCACGGGTTCTGTTACGGGTTCTATTGACGGCGCACTTGTATATTTTAAAATGAATCTTGATACAAATGAAATTATCGAGAAGAAATTTAAACCCGCTCCAAACTATGTTGAATTAGGTATGATCCAGTTTATTGAACATAGTGAAGAAGTAATTGAATTAACTGATAAGCGGCTGGTTGAAATCGGAAAGTATTTTAAAGAAATGATACTGAAGATAGAAGCAAATTAGCCATGCAAAGAAGTAATTTATACAGAATTTTAATGGCATTCATCAATAGTTGGATTAGTTATCCACGGTTGGAGGCTTGAAAGACTGAAACGCCTTGAAAAATAAGAAGTCGCTGCCGGATGGCTGCTTTTACCAAACTGTAAAAATTGATTTACTGCATATAACGAACCAATAGGCTGAAAATGTGTTTTTAAATACTACATGTAATGGTCTTAGAGCAAAGAATAAGAAAAAAATAATAATGCAGAAGCTAATTTTTTAGATGCAGCCCCTGAAATGATGCAAAACCACTTTTAGGTAAGTAAGATTATAAAATAAAATAACAATAGAAAAACAGACATTGCCGAAGAGTTAATGTGCGTTATTGCACACTGATTCTTCGGCTTTTTTGTTTTCAGAAAGGATACGATATGCTTGTAAAATACAAACGGAATAGAAAACCTGCCTGTTATGATTCTGAAAGTCTCACAAGCACCGGCAGACCTGATCCACCCACTGCTCTTACCGGTCCCTTTAAAAACTGTGGTGATTGCCCTTATGCATCCCACGGCTTTATCTGTTATAGCCGTGAAGGAGATTGTCTAAAAACCGATGTGCAAAAAATTAATCAAAGGAGGAAAAGATTATGCGAACAATGATTCAATGCATGCATGAAAGCAATTACTACAATCTTGCTTTTCCCAGCAAGGAAAAAGAACTGCAGGTTTTATGCGACAGTCTTGGTATTGCCAATACTGCAAAAACAGAGATTAAAATCAGTGCTGTCCATAACGATGAGCGATTGTCAGCTCTGCTCTTTGAACAAACAGTAAACCTTGATCAGCTGAATTTTCTGATGAAGCGGTTGGATAGCTTTGACCAAAAAGAACTTGCCACTTTTTACGCAGCTGCCTATGCTGAAAAAACTAAAACAACACGTTTTTTGGGGACGGCACGTTTTTTGGGGACGGTTCTTTTTGATTGGCAGTTTATATTTTACATCAATCAAAAAGAACCGTCCCGTAAATTCTTGTCTCAATCAAAAAGAACCGTCCCGTAAATTCTTGTCTCAATCAAAAAGAACCGTCCCGTAAATTCTTGAGGAATCAAACAATGAAAAATCGTGAGTGTAGTATTGTTCGTGATATATTACCTTTGTATGTTGAAAATGTTATCAGAGACGATACAAAGCAATTTGTAGATGAGCATTTAAGTCATTGTGCTGAGTGCAAAAATGAATTGGAACTAACGCAAACAGATATACCTGTTAAAAAAATTTGTTCGGAAAAGGATAGCGGTATTGAAGTTATAAAAAAAATAGGATTGGATATAAAGAAAAAGCGAGTATTTACAGGTATTCTTTCAGCAGTTATTTCAGCCATTGTTGTAATATTATCATTTGCATATTTAACAGCACCTGAATATCTACCTTATGCTGAATCATTTGATATTATTTCTGTAAAGGATAATAATGGCTATGTAACGCTTTCTTTTACAGGTGAATATGAGATTTATCAAAGTGAACAAGGCGTATATGATATTAGTATCTATAATACAATTTGGAACAAACTCTTTGATATCGAGAAAAAGCAAGATATAACGGTAAATCCAAACGGAGAAACAGTTAATACTATTTATTATGTGTCTAATGGTGGGCAAGAAGATAAAGTAATCTATGGAAGAAGTCCCATTAATAATGGAGGAGTTTTGACCTTACCTCGATTGTTTTTGAATTATTATTTTGTCATTACCATTTTATTTGCAATTGTTTTGGCAATGCTTGTTGTAATATTCAGAAAGAAAGAAAAAGTTAAAGCCATAGTAGTAAAAATACTATTTATTCCCATTTCTTATATTGTAAGTCATATTATGATTAAAGGATGGAATGCCACTT
This region includes:
- a CDS encoding BlaI/MecI/CopY family transcriptional regulator; the encoded protein is MKYYKLAETEEKFAELIWQNEPIGSGDLVKLSEKEMNWKKSTTYTVLKKLCDKGIFQNENAVVSSQISKDEYYAKQSIRFVEDTFGGSLPKFLTSFISGKKISNYQAEELKRLIDEHKEV
- a CDS encoding M56 family metallopeptidase, whose product is MSELFLTVLNMSLTASYVIVFVILIRFLLKKAPKVISYALWGVVAFRLLIPFSFESMFSLMPRNTNAVPIPQDIIYQQIPQINSGIKVVDSFVNNSFPAPTIGASVNPLQIYVEMGAYIWVLGIIALLVYSLISILTLKRRLKSAQLIEKNIFEAKNLKTPFVLGLISPKIYLPYRLNAIERSYILLHEQTHIHRKDHIIKILGFLILSVHWFNPLVWIAFMLMSADMELSCDERVLKEMNEDIKKPYANSLLSLATGEYIFNCNPLAFGEGNVKGRIKNVLNYKKPRFWVVVLAAIVALAIGIGLLVNPGVNSSIPRLITGYMVIEDDLLYIDEVEIIYREDTERIEELEELGESITTPSGYHIYNPDTDKQTFKITKETTYTFVDYSFLFLEDGVADRLYTTTNKEEFMLHLDESYSDSPPAQKVPFFIEVKDGKVISITEKIEFTI
- a CDS encoding zf-HC2 domain-containing protein, which encodes MKNRECSIVRDILPLYVENVIRDDTKQFVDEHLSHCAECKNELELTQTDIPVKKICSEKDSGIEVIKKIGLDIKKKRVFTGILSAVISAIVVILSFAYLTAPEYLPYAESFDIISVKDNNGYVTLSFTGEYEIYQSEQGVYDISIYNTIWNKLFDIEKKQDITVNPNGETVNTIYYVSNGGQEDKVIYGRSPINNGGVLTLPRLFLNYYFVITILFAIVLAMLVVIFRKKEKVKAIVVKILFIPISYIVSHIMIKGWNATSYSATRDFYLILLLVIPIYSLFYILYKKKHSKFRH